A single genomic interval of Antarcticibacterium arcticum harbors:
- a CDS encoding PepSY domain-containing protein → MVKRQTALKLRQAHRYLGLFLGIQFIMWTVSGLYFSWTDIDEIHGDHYMKMGMAHTGFSGLQSPSELNPDSEIHSVELKEIAGEPYYWINHSTLQNAKTGEIKNEISKEDAIAVANQHMIDGLKVEKIEKITSTGNHHEYRSGPLPAYVISYDTPENIKAYINVNTGDFQSLRHRDWRWFDFLWMTHTMDYEGRDDFNNIILRVFSLLGLITVLSGFVLWYISSPTVRKVIDPKKKKKKKTRV, encoded by the coding sequence ATGGTTAAAAGACAAACAGCCTTAAAATTAAGACAGGCGCATAGATATTTAGGCCTTTTCCTGGGAATCCAGTTTATCATGTGGACCGTTAGCGGACTCTACTTTAGCTGGACAGACATTGATGAGATCCATGGGGATCATTACATGAAAATGGGAATGGCACATACGGGTTTCTCGGGGCTTCAAAGCCCTTCAGAATTAAATCCAGATTCAGAGATCCATTCTGTAGAGCTGAAAGAGATTGCAGGAGAACCTTATTACTGGATAAACCACAGTACACTTCAGAATGCAAAAACCGGAGAAATCAAAAATGAAATTTCAAAGGAAGATGCTATTGCAGTAGCGAATCAACACATGATCGATGGTCTCAAAGTTGAAAAAATTGAAAAGATAACTTCCACCGGAAATCATCACGAATACAGGTCTGGTCCCTTGCCGGCTTACGTTATTTCCTATGATACCCCGGAAAATATTAAAGCTTACATTAATGTAAATACCGGGGATTTCCAATCCCTTAGACACAGGGACTGGCGCTGGTTCGATTTTCTTTGGATGACCCACACCATGGACTATGAAGGCCGTGATGATTTCAACAATATTATTTTACGGGTTTTTTCATTACTGGGATTGATTACGGTGCTAAGCGGTTTTGTTTTGTGGTATATATCTTCTCCCACTGTGCGGAAAGTTATAGATCCAAAAAAGAAAAAGAAAAAGAAAACACGCGTTTAA
- a CDS encoding RagB/SusD family nutrient uptake outer membrane protein, producing the protein MKIFKNTLVILGLLSLQGCSEDVLTQTPDHVISENLVLNSVEKLDKLLIGTYNEISRNTYLGRVLYKRAAVKGTDFRFVKTTFNPRDYESIAYKYEESANNSGSCADLWRQSYKAINNLNLIINNIEAAEGSEAAKREILGEAHGLRGMVFFDLARTFAYPWIRAGASSQGLPLKLSSEEVVVDRSSLGETYDQVLLDLQKAHDLLGENTWEQGSTKYLTKMGVKALMARVYLYKQDWGNALKYAAEVIDARGAANLLQKDSYVFENYNSESLFELSITAQNSLGSNGLGAQFDVSDGGQGDVIATKTFTDLLGAYENDPRALLLQEDKEGTQQAFIKYFNQGDGGGLSAHNIPIIRLSEMYLIAAEAAAHGAGGGETAALTFLNTLIENRTTNFAAHKATETGEALKERIAEERRRELALEGHGVYDYIRRGKDISRPGDEHVNTGVNAANLNIQATDNRTICPIPASEVEASGMEQTEGY; encoded by the coding sequence ATGAAAATATTTAAAAACACATTAGTGATCTTAGGCTTGCTGTCTCTTCAGGGATGCAGCGAGGATGTTCTCACACAAACACCGGATCATGTTATTTCTGAAAATCTGGTGCTTAATTCAGTAGAAAAACTGGATAAATTACTAATTGGGACCTACAATGAAATTTCCCGGAATACCTATTTAGGACGGGTATTATATAAAAGGGCCGCGGTTAAAGGAACAGATTTCCGGTTCGTTAAAACCACTTTTAACCCCAGGGATTATGAATCTATCGCATATAAATATGAAGAAAGTGCGAACAATAGTGGTAGCTGTGCAGACCTGTGGAGACAGTCTTATAAAGCTATTAATAACCTGAACCTGATTATAAATAACATAGAAGCCGCGGAAGGCAGTGAAGCTGCAAAACGGGAGATCCTGGGGGAAGCCCATGGGTTAAGGGGAATGGTATTTTTTGACCTTGCCCGTACGTTTGCCTATCCGTGGATAAGGGCCGGAGCATCTTCGCAGGGATTACCGCTTAAGTTGTCATCTGAAGAGGTGGTGGTAGATAGAAGTTCATTAGGGGAAACCTATGACCAGGTCCTTCTTGACCTTCAAAAAGCTCATGATCTGTTAGGGGAAAATACCTGGGAACAAGGCAGTACCAAATACCTTACTAAAATGGGGGTGAAAGCCTTAATGGCCAGGGTTTACCTCTACAAACAGGACTGGGGAAATGCTTTGAAATATGCCGCGGAAGTAATTGATGCAAGAGGAGCAGCTAATCTGCTACAGAAAGATTCCTATGTATTTGAAAATTACAATTCTGAATCTCTTTTTGAACTAAGTATTACGGCCCAAAATTCTTTGGGAAGTAATGGTCTGGGAGCACAGTTTGATGTAAGTGATGGAGGACAGGGTGATGTAATTGCCACAAAAACATTCACAGACCTTTTGGGTGCCTATGAAAATGATCCCCGGGCCTTGCTGTTGCAGGAGGATAAAGAAGGTACGCAGCAGGCGTTTATCAAATACTTCAACCAGGGTGATGGTGGTGGTTTAAGCGCGCACAACATTCCTATAATCAGGCTTTCTGAAATGTACCTTATAGCTGCAGAGGCTGCAGCTCATGGTGCAGGAGGTGGAGAAACCGCTGCTTTAACTTTTCTGAATACGCTTATAGAGAACAGAACTACCAATTTTGCCGCGCACAAGGCAACTGAAACCGGAGAAGCCCTTAAAGAGAGGATCGCAGAAGAGAGGAGAAGGGAACTGGCCCTGGAAGGACATGGCGTCTATGATTATATTCGCAGGGGTAAGGATATTTCCCGTCCCGGAGATGAACATGTGAATACCGGTGTGAATGCAGCCAATCTAAATATACAGGCTACAGATAACAGGACCATATGTCCAATTCCGGCCAGTGAGGTTGAGGCGTCGGGTATGGAGCAAACAGAAGGATATTAA
- a CDS encoding SusC/RagA family TonB-linked outer membrane protein, whose translation MNSKYLLMLTLFLGLAGQHAFAQQKTITGTVTDESGMPLPGVNVVVQNTNNGTQTNFDGEYSINAEVGDVLNFSFIGTVPVTRTVGTSNTMDVILKQSSQALDEVMVVAYGSSNKRSFTGAAETVSNEAVTRGATASFETALQGKVSGVNISTSGQPGGQSNVQIRGVGSISGSTQPLYVLDGVVINTDSNLRAGDDMTGSTGYNPLSTINSEDIQSITVLKDAAASSLYGSRAANGVVIITTKKGKSGETEITLGVESGWSQNLTREKLINNEQFKDLWIEGQINQYIQNNENAEFNRVYGNSSLYSSYQAQAVSDYQDNYGTTNPNSDWTDAIYQTGGFKKYNLSARGGSENTSFFISGNYLDQTGTIIETGLKRYSGRLNLENQAKDWLKLGANLSVAKSERDAANIDGAYAGGLNPLYMARVLPPAAPIYDPEGYGGYANLPNAIEKNANPIGVLKVGEYNNTEFRVRGDAFAEFRILKPLTFKTTFGVDQQAIDETLYDNKEFGAGGGIWNGVLNRVKSEILQYTLSNVLTYNQNFDLHGFNVLLGQESQVSKMNSINVYGYDVLDSELLSASSIGTLWSHTGFSENYSLLSYFSQVAYNFDRKYYLSSSFRRDGSSRFGKDARWGTFWSVSGAWVASEEDFLEIDNLNYLKFRGSYGTNGNLPPQYYAALAFFETDSKGYGGESGLSYGQLQNPDLSWEQSKNFNFGMDLNIFRDIDLSVNYFHKKTEDLLLNVPVSSTTGFLTQLQNYGEMVNKGWEFEVGYTPFTNDNFTWRTSANLTVLDNEITKLKNNIISTYSSRYGQNPLIIKEGESIYSFYLRDYAGVNPETGLAQYHVLVDGERTGDITTDAQNAGFGVFGDALPDFQGGFFNEFYYKDFSFDFLFTFGLGGKVYDRTAFKRDDDGYAPQFTNTEAQLNPWNPNNPNATVPIRINGNPTFSNDVSTRHLYDSDYLKLKNVKLSYKLPALWDTFKGGSLYAQGDNLLLFTELDGYDPEAVVDGVNFFQVPTARSIILGLQLQF comes from the coding sequence ATGAATAGCAAATATTTATTAATGCTAACCCTGTTTCTGGGGTTGGCAGGGCAACATGCTTTTGCCCAACAAAAAACAATAACGGGAACTGTAACCGATGAGTCCGGTATGCCCCTTCCCGGAGTGAATGTGGTGGTACAGAATACCAACAATGGTACACAGACCAATTTTGACGGAGAATACTCCATAAACGCTGAAGTGGGGGATGTCCTCAATTTTAGTTTTATTGGAACTGTTCCAGTTACCAGAACCGTAGGAACATCAAACACTATGGATGTGATCCTGAAACAAAGCTCCCAGGCCCTGGATGAGGTGATGGTAGTGGCGTACGGTTCATCTAACAAAAGAAGTTTTACGGGAGCGGCAGAAACTGTTTCCAATGAAGCTGTTACCCGGGGAGCTACCGCGAGTTTCGAAACCGCCCTTCAGGGTAAAGTTTCCGGGGTCAATATCTCCACTTCCGGGCAGCCGGGAGGCCAATCTAATGTCCAAATTCGCGGGGTAGGATCTATAAGCGGTTCTACCCAACCTCTCTACGTCCTGGACGGGGTGGTAATAAATACAGATTCCAACCTTAGGGCAGGGGATGATATGACGGGAAGTACAGGGTATAACCCTCTTTCTACCATTAACTCTGAAGATATCCAGAGTATTACCGTATTAAAAGATGCTGCGGCTTCCTCTCTTTATGGATCCAGGGCAGCGAACGGAGTGGTTATCATTACCACTAAAAAAGGGAAAAGCGGAGAAACCGAAATCACCCTGGGAGTGGAGAGCGGCTGGAGTCAAAATCTTACCAGGGAAAAATTAATTAATAATGAGCAGTTTAAAGACCTCTGGATAGAAGGACAAATAAACCAATATATTCAGAATAATGAGAATGCCGAATTTAACCGGGTTTATGGGAACAGCAGCCTTTACAGTTCTTATCAAGCCCAGGCGGTGAGTGATTATCAGGATAATTATGGTACTACGAATCCTAATTCAGACTGGACAGATGCGATTTATCAAACCGGGGGTTTTAAAAAGTATAATCTTTCGGCCAGAGGTGGAAGTGAAAATACCTCCTTCTTTATCTCCGGGAATTACCTGGACCAAACAGGTACTATAATTGAAACGGGCCTTAAAAGATATTCAGGGCGCCTTAACCTGGAAAACCAGGCCAAAGACTGGCTTAAACTGGGAGCTAACCTTTCTGTAGCAAAATCTGAAAGAGATGCTGCCAATATTGATGGTGCCTATGCCGGCGGATTAAACCCATTGTACATGGCCCGGGTATTACCACCTGCCGCTCCTATTTATGATCCGGAAGGATATGGGGGGTACGCCAACCTGCCTAATGCTATTGAGAAGAATGCAAACCCGATTGGGGTGCTAAAAGTGGGAGAATATAATAATACTGAATTTCGTGTAAGGGGGGATGCTTTTGCAGAATTCCGCATCCTGAAACCCCTCACTTTCAAAACAACCTTTGGTGTAGACCAACAGGCGATAGATGAAACCCTTTATGACAATAAGGAATTTGGTGCAGGTGGGGGAATATGGAATGGAGTGCTTAACCGCGTAAAGAGTGAAATCCTCCAGTACACCCTATCCAATGTGCTTACCTATAACCAGAACTTTGACCTACATGGTTTCAACGTGTTGCTGGGACAGGAATCACAGGTCTCAAAAATGAATTCCATAAATGTTTATGGATATGATGTCCTGGACAGCGAGCTACTTTCCGCCAGCAGTATTGGGACTTTATGGTCTCATACGGGCTTTTCTGAAAATTACTCCCTGCTTTCCTATTTTTCTCAGGTTGCCTATAATTTTGACCGCAAGTATTACCTCTCTTCAAGTTTTAGACGAGATGGATCTTCAAGATTTGGGAAAGATGCCCGTTGGGGAACTTTCTGGTCGGTTTCCGGAGCCTGGGTGGCTTCAGAAGAGGATTTCCTTGAAATTGATAACCTTAATTACCTGAAGTTTAGAGGTAGTTATGGTACGAATGGAAACCTGCCACCGCAGTACTATGCAGCTTTGGCTTTTTTTGAAACCGACAGTAAAGGATATGGAGGTGAATCTGGGTTATCTTATGGCCAATTGCAAAACCCTGATCTTTCCTGGGAGCAAAGTAAGAATTTCAATTTTGGAATGGATTTGAATATCTTCAGGGATATTGACCTTTCTGTGAATTACTTCCATAAAAAGACGGAAGATCTTCTCCTGAATGTTCCTGTTTCCTCTACCACAGGCTTTCTTACCCAATTACAGAATTATGGAGAAATGGTAAACAAAGGATGGGAATTTGAAGTAGGATATACTCCATTTACCAATGATAACTTCACCTGGAGAACCAGTGCAAACCTTACTGTTCTGGACAATGAGATCACCAAATTAAAAAATAATATTATTTCTACTTACAGCTCAAGATATGGGCAGAATCCTTTGATTATTAAAGAGGGCGAAAGCATTTATTCCTTTTACCTAAGGGATTACGCAGGCGTGAATCCTGAAACAGGATTGGCGCAATATCATGTGCTGGTAGATGGTGAAAGAACCGGTGATATAACTACAGATGCCCAGAATGCAGGTTTTGGCGTATTTGGAGATGCCCTGCCAGATTTCCAGGGGGGCTTTTTCAATGAGTTCTATTACAAGGATTTTTCTTTTGATTTCTTATTCACCTTTGGCCTTGGAGGAAAAGTCTATGACCGTACCGCTTTTAAACGGGATGACGATGGCTATGCTCCTCAATTCACCAATACCGAGGCCCAGTTAAATCCCTGGAATCCAAACAACCCAAATGCAACTGTGCCTATAAGGATCAATGGAAATCCAACTTTTTCCAACGACGTTTCCACGAGGCATTTATATGATTCAGATTACCTGAAATTAAAGAACGTAAAGCTGAGTTATAAACTGCCGGCCTTATGGGATACTTTTAAAGGCGGATCCCTATATGCACAGGGCGATAATTTACTGCTGTTTACTGAACTGGATGGCTATGATCCCGAGGCTGTTGTTGATGGGGTGAATTTCTTCCAGGTGCCAACGGCAAGATCAATAATCCTGGGACTTCAATTACAATTTTAG
- the hutH gene encoding histidine ammonia-lyase, with the protein MSIHYISTDFLSLEKVREIIIEEKELRLSQESKMLITASREYLVDRLKRNQDPVYGINTGFGSLCDVKISSSHLAELQENLVKSHACGTGEPVERSIVKLMLLLKIQSLSYGHSGVRLETVERLINMYNAHMLPVVYEQGSLGASGDLAPLAHLSLPLIGEGEVYFGGSRKNTNEALEEMGWSRLTLREKEGLALLNGTQFMSAHGIHSLLQAHKLCFLADVVSAVSLDAFYCNLSPFDPLVHEIRPHSGQIKTAERIRNLLNGSLIATKEKVNVQDPYSFRCIPQVHGATRDTLAFAEKVIITEINSVTDNPLIFPEEDKIISGGNFHGQPLALVLDYLGIALAELGNISERRTYQLISGTRGLPAFLVKDPGLNSGFMITQYAAASIVSQNKQYATPASVDSIVSSNGQEDHVSMGANAATKLLKITTNLYNILAIELFNASQALHFREPEKTSPGLQAFVEKFRELVPVLEKDEIMYKHIHTACNFLMGLELEALEKINEVKIKNQHHEL; encoded by the coding sequence ATGTCCATACATTATATATCTACTGATTTTCTCAGCCTGGAGAAGGTGAGGGAGATCATCATTGAGGAAAAAGAGCTAAGATTAAGTCAGGAGTCCAAAATGCTGATAACTGCATCACGGGAATATCTTGTAGATCGTTTAAAAAGAAATCAGGATCCCGTTTACGGGATCAACACCGGCTTTGGGTCTTTATGTGATGTAAAGATCTCCTCCTCCCATTTGGCAGAACTGCAGGAAAATCTGGTTAAATCTCATGCCTGTGGCACAGGGGAACCTGTAGAAAGATCTATTGTAAAACTAATGCTGCTGCTAAAGATCCAGTCCCTTAGTTACGGCCATTCGGGTGTCCGCCTGGAAACCGTGGAGCGGCTTATAAATATGTACAACGCTCATATGCTTCCTGTTGTATATGAACAGGGGTCTTTGGGGGCTTCGGGAGACCTTGCGCCATTGGCACATCTTTCGCTCCCTTTGATAGGGGAAGGGGAGGTCTATTTTGGAGGAAGCAGAAAAAATACAAATGAGGCCCTTGAAGAAATGGGCTGGTCCAGGCTCACTTTACGCGAAAAAGAAGGCCTGGCATTGCTTAATGGTACCCAATTCATGTCGGCCCACGGCATACATTCATTATTGCAGGCACATAAGTTATGCTTTTTAGCAGATGTGGTTAGTGCCGTTTCATTGGATGCTTTTTATTGCAACCTTTCTCCTTTTGATCCTCTGGTGCATGAGATAAGGCCTCATTCCGGACAAATAAAAACTGCAGAACGAATAAGAAATTTATTGAACGGCAGTCTTATTGCCACTAAGGAAAAGGTTAATGTGCAGGATCCATATTCCTTTAGATGCATTCCCCAGGTACATGGTGCCACCAGGGATACGCTTGCCTTTGCGGAAAAAGTGATCATTACTGAAATCAACTCAGTGACAGATAATCCCCTTATTTTTCCTGAGGAGGACAAGATCATTTCCGGCGGGAATTTCCACGGGCAACCTTTGGCACTAGTCCTTGACTACCTGGGCATAGCTTTGGCTGAACTTGGGAATATCTCAGAGCGCAGGACCTATCAATTAATCTCGGGCACCAGGGGCCTGCCGGCCTTCCTTGTAAAAGACCCCGGGCTTAACAGCGGTTTCATGATCACCCAGTATGCCGCGGCCAGTATTGTGAGCCAGAACAAGCAATATGCGACACCGGCAAGCGTAGATTCTATTGTTTCCTCTAACGGGCAGGAAGACCATGTGAGTATGGGGGCCAATGCAGCCACAAAATTATTGAAAATTACCACCAACCTTTATAACATCCTCGCAATTGAACTTTTCAATGCTTCCCAGGCCCTTCATTTCAGAGAGCCTGAGAAGACTTCTCCCGGACTGCAGGCTTTTGTTGAAAAATTCCGGGAGTTGGTGCCTGTGCTTGAAAAAGATGAAATAATGTATAAGCACATACATACTGCTTGCAATTTCCTTATGGGGTTGGAATTGGAAGCTCTGGAAAAAATAAATGAAGTAAAAATCAAAAACCAACATCATGAACTTTAA